GTCCTCATTTATTAAAGCATTCCTTTAACGTGGTTAATCGCGTACGGCAGACTGCCAGTATTGCAGGGCTATCTGCGCTAAGAATTGCAAAAGGCGAAAAGCCTGATGCCAGATTACTAAAAGATACCTTTGAGCAGTTAGGCACAACCTATATCAAAATTGGGCAGTTTATCGCCAGTACACCCTCACTATTCCCGCGTGAATATGTGGAAGCGTTCCAAAGTTGTTTGGATCAAACCACACCATTATCGTATGATTATATTGAGCAAGTATTGACTGCTGAGTTAGCTGTTGATGGGCAAACACTCAGCGATAAATTTGCATATATTGATAAACAGCCATTAGCATCCGCCTCTATCGCACAAGTACATGCAGCACGTTTGCATAACGGTGATGAAGTAGTGTTAAAAGTACAAAAACCTGATGTCGAAACCATCATGCAAACTGATTTGGGCGTATTGCACGGCGTGACCAAATTGTTAGAAGTGATGATGCCGTCGATGAAGTTTGCCAGTATTGCACCGATTATTGACGAAATTCGTTTGCGGATGCTTGCTGAAACTGACTTTGTTGCCGAGGCGCAGAATATTCGTGATTTTCAGCAATTCCTAGCAATAGCAGGAAATACGCGAGTGGTTGCACCACAAGTGTATGATGAATTGACCACTAAACGCGTGCTGACTATGAGTCGGCTGCATGGCGTGTCCATGATCGATGAATCGGCAATGCAGCAATATTGCAATGACCCCGCGCAAGTGATGGCAGATACTCTCAATACATGGTTTGCCAGTCTTATGCTGTGCAATAGCTTCCATGCAGATTTGCATGCGGGTAACTTGATGCTGCTCACCGATGGGCGTATAGGTTTTCTAGATTTTGGTATTGTCGGCAAGTTAAAAGCTGAAAGCTGGCGTGCTTGTATGGGTATGATGCAGGCGTTGCAGGATAATAATTATCAAGCAATGGCGCAACATATGGTGGATATGGAAATGACCCGCGGGCATGATGTCGATGTGGCGGCTTTAGCAAGTGACTTGCAGCGTATGATGACCTCCATTATGGCGGAAGACAGAGCATTTACCAGTGGCATACCGTTTAATACCAAGGAGCAGGCAGATGAGCTGAATAAAATGATGCTCGAGATTGTCTCAGTCGGTAAGCAGCATGGTATTCATTTTCCACGTGATTTCGCGTTATTAACCAAGCAGCTTTTATACTTTGATCGGTTTATGCGTACGCTTGCGCCTGATATGGATATGTTTAGTGATCAGCGCGTGAACATATTAGGGCAAGATGTTTCATCGATAGAGCCGCCATCAATTACGGTACAGTGATGAGTTTTAATTACTAAACGGCTTTAAACATCGTTTTGACGCTATTATTTGATAATCATTTTTAACACAAAGGATTGTGTGCTGCTCGCCACAACTTGGCTCTGTCATGATGACTACTCCTCAAAGCCATACCAGATTTACCATTACCAATCAAACCGCTATCGCTTTTATTGGGCTTTATTGTATGGCGGTGGTGATGGGCTTTGGGCGTTTTTTATTTACCGCTACCTTGCCGGATATTATGAGTCAGCTGACGTTATCGACAACGATAGCGGGTTGGCTCGCATCAATTAATTATATCGGCTATTTTTTTGGGGCGCTGATTGCGATATTTGTGCCACAGCGTTTAACGTGGCAAACACTCATGCTGTGGACGAGCGTCAGTATCGTTACGACCATGCTATTATTCGTGCCTAAAATGTCATTAAATATCTGGTATGTTATTCGCTTAATCGCGGGTATTGCCAGTGGCGTGGCGATGATTTTAAGCTCATCTTTGGTCATTCAACGCTTTAGCGATGCGCGGCGTTCAGTACTGTCAACCATACATTATGCCGGTATCGGTAGTGGTATTAGTGCCTCCGCTATTCTCACTTGGTCACTGTTAACGCTTGGCTATCATTTTAATTTGATTTGGCTGACCGCGGGTATTATCAGCTTGCCAGTGTTGGCGCTGTTGTATGCTATACGCCCAACGAAAATGCCATTAACCCATTCGCCAAACGTATCTGACAGTATCCAGCGCGGTTCAATCCACCAAACTTATATTAACTTTAAACGCGCATTATATGAAGCGGTCGTCGGTCATACCAAAGCCGTCATCTTATTATCAGCCAGTTATGCGCTCGCTGGTTTTGGTTATATTACCTCAGCGACTTTTTTACCAGTGATGGCTGGGCAGCGTCTGACTTCACAAGGTCAGTCAGGCTTGCTCATTTGGCTGATTGTTGGTATTTTTGCCATGCTATCCAACCCTATTTGGGGCGCCCTTGCCAAGCGTATCGGCGAGATTAAAACCTTAATTGGCTTAACTATCTTACAAGCATTTGGGATGTTTATGCCGATGTGGTTTGATGGTGCGCTCGGTTTATATGGCAATGCGGTGATTTTAGGCTTAACCTTTGCTGGCATTGTCTCCATGACACTCATTATTATTAAAAATATCAATCCTATTTACTCTAATTTGCTGATGGGGCTTGCCACCTTAGCGTATAGCGTCGGGCAGTTTATAGGACCTTTAGTCACGGTTACGCTAGCAGGAAAAAGTAATAATTTTAATACAGGCTTAGCGGTTGCCGGTGCTGGATTATTCGTCAGCCTGATTTTATTATTTTGGTTTCGTCGCCAGTCCAGCCAAGCAATTTCGAATAGTTAATGAAAATTATGATTTATTCTATTGATTACTAATTGCATTAACCATTACTAAACGATGCTTCGGCTAAAGACTTCGCGCAGCTCAAAGCTGGTATGTACCTGTGCCACGCCTTCAATTCGATTTAGCCTGTGTAATAAAAATTCTTCATAATGCGCCATGTCGCGTACTCGTACTTTAATTAAATAGTCTTCACTGCGACCCGTGACAATGCTACAGCTGACGACTTCATCAAAGCTTTGGATTTTGCGTTCAAATTGCTCAAAGCGTTCCGCTGTATGGCGATCCATGCTAATGGCAATAAAAATTGCCAGTGGATAACCCAACTTTTGCGCGTTAGTTTGCGTATAATAGCCGGTGATAATGCCCGTATCTTCTAAGTGTTTAACACGGCGCGCGCAAGGTGTCGCGGATAAATTAACACGCTCAGCAAGCTCAGTAATGCTCATTCGTGCTTCGGTTTGCAACAAGCGTAATAGACGTTTATCTGTTTCGTCGATATCCGTTAAGGAAACGCTATCAGAATTTATATTCGGCATGGTATATGGGTTTTATAGTGAATTTCACTAATTATAACGATAAAATTAGAGTTTATCACTAAAATATTTATAATAATTATAAAATAAAGCTGATTTTCACCTTATAAATTTTGCTATTATAATGCTATAAACTTTTATTATCTCCTATGCTAAAGGCGACTTATTTTAAGCCAGTGCATTGCTGAGCTACTGAAAGACCACACAATTTTATACCTGATTTTTATGTATTTTATTTTTTAAACTTTATCTGGTTATCTCTTATCTAAGGATTGATTATGTCTGAACAAGCCACACGTACTGCATCTACCAATGCTACTAAAGTCACTCCAAAGCATGCTGCTTTCGATTTCCGTAAATATCGTCCGTTTGCGTTTGCGCCTTTGTTATCAGACCGTACATGGCCAAACAAAACGATTGAAAAAGCGCCAATATGGGCAAGTGTCGATCTGCGTGATGGTAACCAAGCGTTAATTGATCCGATGACGATTGACCAAAAAATGCGTCTTTTTAAGACCTTAGTTGGAGTCGGTTTTAAAGAAATTGAAATTGGTTTTCCATCAGCGGCGCAAGTTGAATTTGATTTTGCGCGTAAATTGATTGAAGAAAATCACGTACCAGAAGATGTGACGTTGCAAGTTTTAGTACAAGCTCGTGAGCATTTGATTGCCCGTACATTTGAGTCGTTAAAAGGGGCAAAACGTGCCATTGTTCACGTTTATAACTCAACTTGTCGTATTCAACGTGAAAAGGTATATGGCAAAGATAAAGATGAGATTAAAGATATTGCTATCACGGGTGCGAAGTTATTGGTTGAATATGCCGCTAAATACCCTGAAACAGAATGGGTGTTTCAGTACTCACCTGAGAGCTTTAGCCAGACGGAAACGGAATATGCGGTAGAAGTTTGCGATGCGGTTTGCGAGATTTGGCAGCCCCAAAACGGTCAAGAAGTGATTCTTAATTTGCCAGCGACGGTTGAAGCGTCTATGCCGAACGTATTCGCAGACCAAGTGGAATATTTTTGCCGTAATTTAGCGCAGCGTGAGCATGTGACGGTTAGTCTGCACACTCATAATGACCGTGGCTGTGCCGTTGCAGCCGCTGAGCTGGGTGTACTTGCTGGCGCGGATCGTATTGAAGGGACGCTTTTGGGTAATGGCGAACGTACTGGCAATATGGATATCATGGTCATGGCAATGAACTTGTTCAGCCAAGGTGTTGATCCTCAGCTTGATTTTAGCAATATGAGTGAAATCGTACAGGTGGTTAGCGAATGCAATAACTTGCCACTACATCCACGCCATCCGTATGTTGGTGAATTGGTCTTTACTGCCTTTAGTGGTTCGCACCAAGACGCAATTAAAAAGTGTCTTGATTATAACGAGAAGCATGTCGAACAGACTGAAAATGTTTGGGACGTGGCTTATTTACCGATTGATCCTGCGCATATTGGACGTAGCTATCAAGATGTGGTGCGTATTAATAGCCAGTCTGGTAAAGGTGGCGTTGCTTATATCTTGCAGCGCAACTATGGCTTTAACTTACCACGCTGGATGCAAATTGACTTTAGCCGCGTCGTACAACAGCAAGCAGAAACCGCAGCGCGCGAACTACAGAACAGCGAAATCTTACAAACCTTTGAAGACACTTACCTGCAGCAAGGCAACTTTGAGCTACTAGATTATAGTGTCAATAATAAAGGCGGAGAGGTTTACTTTAACGGACAAGTACAAATGAATGGCGACACCATCACTATCGATGGTACAGGTAATGGTCCATTGTCATCATTTATTGATGGTCTTGCGCAGCATACTGGCAAATCGTTACATGTCATTAATTATGCTGAACATGCCATTAATCCGCAGCACAATACTACCAATAGTGATGACGATAACAGCGATAACAAAACCAATGCAAATGCCGCTGCTTATATTCAGCTCAATGTTGATGGAGAGGTTTACTCTGGTATCGGAACGTGCAGCAGTACCGTATCGGCAATGTTAAAAGGCGCTCTATCTGCATTTGCCCAAGCACCGACGACTACCACGGCATAAACTTTTGCTAAGCTTAATTAATATGATTAAAGCGTAAATGTTTGATTAGTAATAGGTAAGTGAATAGCAATAACGCCATGACGGTTGCGATAAGCAAATTTGAGTCATGGCGTTATTTTTTTTGCGCAATTCATTTACGATAATCGGTGCACAACTAATTTTTAGGATACTAATTCTGTCGAATTTTTCATAATGGCTCGAAATATTTGAGCAACATTACTTGAAGTGTTACACTCGTATTTTGGTTTAGATAGCATAATGTTACTTGGGTTTTTGAGGTCGAAGACTTACGTTAATATAAATGTAACATATCATTTTATATAAAAGGTTAATTATGGCAACCCTCTCAATGGCTTCATTTACGTTGGCATCTGTTCTGTCCTCACTACCTGCCGCTGGTGAGCAGGTCGGTCAATCGGTGATTACAACGCATATTAGTCCTGCCATTGCTGGACAATGGGAAATTAATCTAGATAACCCAAATACTATAAATGCCACAGCACCAAACTCTACTGCTCAAGCGACGACAAAGCCGTCAACTTCACAAAATACGTCTCAATGCCGCGAGCTATATAACTTCGCCGCCGATAATGAAATGTGGGCGGTAAGTGGTAAAGAATGGACATATGGTCGCTATTTAGTGACCCATCGTGATGAAGGTCTGCCGATTATTGCTATAAAAACTGTCTATGATAATAATGAAGTGGATTGTTCTGGCAATCAGGTCGACCAAACGGATGAAGCTCTAATCGCATTCTTAAATCATGACGGCAATAAAATGCAGTGGTGCTCTGACTCTGAAGGTAAAGAATGCTTTATGAGCTTTCATCGGATATTACCATAACTGTTTATAATATCAGCACAGTAATGAGCCAGTAAGCGCATCAAGTACTAAGCCTATCAGTGATACATTGTCTAACCACGAAAACTAACCATAAAAAAACCGCTATCTTATGAGATAGCGGTTTTTTTATGATACAGATAAATTGGTAGTGCTAACTGGTATCAATTATAAGGCAGCTTCAGTTTTAGGATTATTAGCTGCGAGCAATACTCTTTCAAGATAATGAATATTTTGGGCTTCGTTAGTAAAATCTTCATCCGCTAAAATCACATCACGATGTAGTGGAATGTTGGTATTAATGCCTTCGATAATCAGCTCGTCCAGTGCATGCAATGTTTTGGCAATCGCTTGCTGGCGTGTTTGTCCATGACAGATAAGCTTACCAATTAATGAGTCATAGTAGCTTGGAACCACATAGCCAGGGTAGAGGTGAGAATCAAAGCGTACGCCTGTGCCACTTGGTGCAAATAACTGTGTGACTGTACCGGGTGACGGCATAAAGGTGACGGCATCTTCAGCATTGATACGACACTCAATCGCGTGACCTTGAACTTCAATCTCATCTTGGCGATAAGAAAGTCCGTAACCTGCGGCGATTTTTAATTGCTCAACGACGACGTCGATACCCGTAATCATCTCGGTGACTGGATGCTCAACCTGTACGCGCGTATTCATTTCGATAAAGAAGAATTCATTGTTTTCAAATAAAAACTCAAAAGTTCCAGCGCCGCGATACTTAACGAGCTGACAGGCTTTAACGCAGGCATCTAAGATAGGCTGACGAACATCATCAGGGATATCAGGAGCAGGCGCTTCTTCAAACACTTTTTGATGGCGACGTTGTAATGAGCAGTCACGGTCATATAAATGAATGGCATTACCATTACCATCGCCTAATACTTGAATCTCAACGTGGCGCGGGTTTTGTAAGTAACGCTCCATATACACGGTATCGTCACCGAACCACAGCTCAGCTTCTTGTTTTGCCGCTTGCACTTGTCCGACAAGCTCATCAAAACGCTCGACCACACGCATACCGCGACCACCGCCGCCAGAAGCGGCTTTAATCAATAGCGGAAAGCCAATATTACGCGCTTGTTCTTCAGCATTGTGCATGGTCACCGCGCCAACAGAGCCGGGTACGGTCGGTACGCCTGCTTTTTTCATCGCGTTGATCGCTGAAACTTTATTACCCATTAAGCGAATATGATCCGCATTAGGACCAACGAAAGTTAACCCTGCTTCTTCAACACGCTCTGCAAATTCAGCATTTTCAGCTAAAAATCCATAACCAGGGTGAATGGCATCAGCGCCAGAAATTTCAGCAGCGGTTAAGATAGTATTAATATCTAAATAGCTTTGGTTGGCATTAGGCTTACCAATACAGATTGCTTCATCAACGAAGCGTAAGTGCATTAAGTTGGCATCAGCGGTCGAATAGACGCCAACAGTTTCGATGCCAAGCGCTTTACAAGCTCGAACGATACGTAAGGCAATTTCGCCTCGATTGGCAATGAGCAGTTTTTTTATCATGAAGTCATCCTTAGCAAAACGGTAGTAATTAAATAGCTCTTTACGAGTTACTCATGATGCCGTTGTAGCGAATACAATGGCATTTGAGGTCGTAACCATCATAAAGAGGTATCAATCATAACCATATAAAGTGGGGCAAATACCGTTAGGCTTTATAGCGTACTACCGGTTGACCAAATTGTACCACTTCAGAGTTATCTACTAAGATTTCGTCAATGACACCACTTTGAGTTGCTTCAAGCGGGTTCATGATTTTCATGGCTTCAATAATACCAATGGTATCACCGGCTTGTACTTTTTGACCGACTTTAACAAATGGTGGGTCATTAGGAGTAGGAGCTGAATAAAACACGCCGACCATTGGTGAGGTTTCAATGCTACCAGCTTTTACAGCCGCTTTAGGTGCAGTAGCGATAGGTGCCGCGCCAGCAGTAGGAGCAGCCATCATGGTTGGTGCAGGAGCAGCATAATGACGGGTTAGGCTAATATGCTCATCATCAGAACTGATTTCTAGATTGACCAGCTCGTTTTCTTCCATAAGAGCTACTAGAGTGCGTATTTTTTCAATATCCATAATTTTTATGACACCTTATACTAAGATTTTAGGGGGAAATAGTGTAACAAAATATTGTCTCATTCATTACTAATGATACCTAGATTCGAGGCAATGAGCAATCAATGTACAGTTGTTAACTGGGATTTTTACATATTTTTAACGTTAAAGCGAGAATTAGTAAGACACACTTTATTATTAGCTACTTTTTAGTGAATATATTTTTATTAAGGCTTTATCAAACTGGTTTTTTACTGATTTTTTATGTAATGGCTTTTAGCGCAAAGATATCATGATAAATCTGCACGGTGTAGAGTGCTAAAAAATTGCACTACTCAATTGTACCACTCATAAAAGGAGCAGTTATTTATCATAGTCTATGTTGGTGAGCAGCGCTAGCATTGGTTACTAGATACTACGCTAGAGGGGCAGAATAGAAGGGCAAAAGGATAGAATAGAAATATAATAGATTTTTCGATAATAAAAGCCGCTGCGTATAGATAGATACGTAGCGGCTTTTTAACTCGTTGATAATAAGTTTTAAAATTATACTAAAAATTATTATTTACTGGATAAAGATTAATGACTAACGCGCTAACCCCACTGTGCTTGCAAGCGTCTTTGTTGATAACGCAGGCGTAGGGTAAGTAGGATAGACGATAAGAATAGACCAGTGATTAATGCCATCCAAAACCCTTGTGCGCCCACATCTGTATGGCGTACTAAGTAAATGCCAAGTGGCAAGGCGACAATCCAATAACAAAATAGCGTGACCCACATGGGGACGGTGGTGTCCTGCATCCCGCGCAAAATGCCCGCAATATTTACCTGCCAACCGTCAAATAGCTGATAAGCAAGGGCAAAGATTAATAGGTGCATGGCTTGCGCGCGCACCTCTACATTATCTGTGAAAGCCATAGCCAATTGTGGTCTGAATAGCCAAATCCCAACCATAGAAACAATCGCAATTAGTACTGTCCAAATCAGCCCAGTGGCTTGCACATGGCGTAAAGCAAGAAGATTTTTTTCACCAAAACGGTTAGATACCATAATAGTCAGCGCCATTGCCACCGATATGGGTATCATAAATAGCTGTGAGGTCACTGATAGCGCCACCTGATGCGATGCCGTTGCCAATGCTCCTAATGGACTAATCACTAGCGCACCTAAGCTAAATAAGCTCGCCTCAAAAAAGATGGAGATACCGATAGGTATGCCAAGCGTCAATAGCTTTTTGATTTGCACGCGATTGGGTGCAGTAAAGCTATAAAAAAAGCGGGTACTAGCAAATTGATGGCGTTTTGTAAAAGTCGTATAAGCGCCTAATAGTAATACATTTATCCATAACACTATCGCTGTTGCCACCCCACAACCTGCTCCGCCCATTTCAGGCATACCAAACAAACCATGGATAAAAATGTAATTCAGTGGAATATCAGCGAGCAAGCCGATGATACTGATAATTGTAACGGGTTCGGGTCGCGCAAGTGCCTCGCAGTAACTGCGTAGCACCGCATATATGGCAAGCGCTGGGAAGCCAAACGATACCCCATATAAATATTGAGTCGCGATAGGCTGAATATTCTCAGGGACGCCCATCAAGCTAAGAACATTTGGCGCTAGATTCACAATCACAAAACCAATAATACCAATCACCGCTGCTGTCCATAAAGACTGTTGCGTAATATGTGGTACTTGATCATGTTTGTTTTGACCTATCGCCTCACCAATTAATGGTGTGGTAGCGATTAAAATACCGGTCGCTAATAAAAACAGCGGCAACCAAATACCAGAACCAACCGCCACAGCAGCTAAATCTAGCGCGGAGACTTGACCTGCCATGATGGCATCAACGACACCCAGTGCCGCTTGGCAAAACTGAGTCACTAAGATAGGTAGCGCGAGCACACCTAATCGTAGGCTATAACTTTTAAAATCTGTAAACGAAATCGGGGAAACCATAGTTAGCAACTTTTCATTATTCACGGTGGTTATTGCTGATGGACAAATACGCACATCAACGAAGTAAGAGTAAAACAGTAAAAAATAGTGCGAGCAGTTATATTTAGACAAAGCGATAGTAAATGGTGATATACGCTAAGAAATGGCACACAGGCATTAACATCGCGAGCACCACTAGAATTCAAAAGATAAAATCCGGACACTGAAATAAAAATAACCCGTCAATTCAGTCAATGAATGGACAGGTTAAAGGTAGAGAGGATGGTAAAGAAACCGAGTCCTGATGTCAACGCTTTCAACAAGGCGCACACGCATGAGTCATGGTTTAGTATATGAAATCGCATTGACGTTTTTTTATTAATGTTACTTTTGCGTTAAGCTATCAACACTATTATTGGGCTGCCATTGCCATTTTTATATTATTTCCTCGTCATCCATCGAATTTCCTACCAACCCTAATTCTTCTGCCATATCCATAATTGCAAACCAGTGCTTAGGCTCAAGCGGAATAATGGTTAATTGCTCACAGCCTTTTCTTAGTAATAACGAGTCTTCAAGGGAAGGCAAGAATTTGAGCTCTGCTAATGGCAAAATATCCGTAAAGGCTTGCTCAAAAGTAACATCTACCATATACCAACGCGGTGCCTCGATGGTGGCGATAGGATCAAAATGTCGATGCTCAGGGTGAAATTGGGTTGAATCAGGATAGCCAGCTTTAGTAATGGTCACAATACCCGCCACGCCTGATGGTTTAGCACTTGAGTGATAAAAAAAGGCGCGATCACCAACCTTCATATCATCGCGCATAAAGTTACGAGCACGATAATTTCGTACGCCATCCCACATCTCTGTTCCTAAACACTCTAAATCGTTTATGCTAAAACATTTTGGATTAGATTTTATCAGCCAATACGCCATTATTTTTATCCTTTTTTTAATTGTTTATCATGTTATACGATAGTGATTTATACGGCAGTTCTCTGCTATTTTGCCTATAAGAGTAAGCCGTTAATATGAGCATTTGTTACTGGTTTTGTTATTGATGTATTATTCTTTAAGTTACCCTTTTTTTTAAGTGGTTTAGCCGTTATTCTAGCGTTACTTTCTGCTGTTAATGACAGCACTTTATCGATAAATAAGCCCATTTATGTCTGAAAATGAATCTGATAGCCTTTTTAACAATCGTAATTTGAATAATTACAATGTTCACGATTTTCCTATCATGGAAAATATGCTCAATACAAATAACTTAGAGGTATTGAGTATTCCGCTAGCGCTTTATATTCATATTCCATGGTGCGTAAAAAAGTGTCCTTACTGTGATTTTAACTCGCATGAGCTGGGCGCTGATATATCACTATCGATGTATGATGATTATGTCGACGCGTTATTATTAGATGCCCGTATGCAGCAGCCGCTAACGCAAGGGCGAGAGATTAGCTCGATATTTATTGGCGGTGGCACGCCATCATTGTTACCTATCGTACAATATCGGCGCTTATTTTCAGAGTTGCGCTCGATTTTTAATTTTGCTGCCAATATTGAAATTACGATGGAAGCCAACCCTGGGACATTGGAACATGCGCCATTTGCCGAATATCTAGAGGTCGGTATCAATCGTTTGTCTATTGGTGTGCAGAGTTTTGATGTTGATAAATTGCAAACGCTTGGGCGTATTCATAATCCTGAGCAAGCTATAACCGCCATTAAAGCGGCGCGTGCGGCTGGATTTGAGCGCGTCAATGTCGATTTGATGCACGGTTTACCGCAGCAGACGTTGCCTGAAGCCATGCACGATATTCAGTTGGCACACGATGCAGGCGCAACCCATATATCTTGGTATCAGCTAACGATTGAGCCCAATACCGTATTTTATCGCAGTCAGCCTATTTTACCTGATGAGGATAGCTTGGCTGATATCGAGCAGGCAGGTCAGACGTTACTTCAGCGTTTGGGCTATGATAATTATGAAGTGTCAGCATGGACAGGCGCATCCGATATGCCGTGTCGCCATAATGTGAATTATTGGCAATTTGGTGATTATTTAGCGATTGGTGCGGGCGCTCACGGCAAGATAAGCATTGGTAAAAATGTATTAAGTAATCTAGCAGATAATGAATTGCTGTCGGCAGCAGGTATCTATCGTTTTAGCAAGTCGCGTCTGCCAAAAGATTATGTTACTTATGCCGATACCAATACGATGCCAACTGCGCCAAAAATGGTTGGCTGGCAAGCCATTGCAAGTGATGAATTGGTTAGTGAGTTTATGCTCAATGTCTTGCGTTTACATGATGGGGTCGCGTGGACCTTATTTGAAGCGCGAACGGGGCTGACGTACGACAGTATTGCCACTGAAATAACCGAATTAATTAATAAAGGTTTGCTGATAGATAGTAAAGACACTCTACGGCCTACTAAACTAGGACAGCGTTATCTAAATCAGATATTACGAGCATTTTTATGACGTATAAAAAATCATCATAAATAGTAATAAAAAAGGCCTACCGTTGGGTCAGCCTCTTCAAGGAAACAGCTAATAAAAACTCAAATGTTTCCTTGAGCTTCTTGAGCAGTACTACTTATAGCATTACCAGCGATTGATAAGTCTTGGCCTAGACCTGCGAACGTGTTGCAGCCAGTTAGTACAAACATAGCGGTCAAAGATGCGATAATTACTTTTTTCATAGTAGTGTCCTTAAAAGGGATAAAATTACGATAGTTTATACAAAGTATAAAAAAAGGCCTACCGTTTGGTAAGCCTCTTAAATATAAAATCTAATTAAAACTTAGATTTTGTTTTGTACTTCTTGAGCAGTACCGGTTACTGCATTACCAGCGCTAGATACGTCTTTGCCGATACCTTTAAAAGTGTTACAACCAGTTAATACAAACATAGCCGCCAAAGATGCGATAATTACTTTTTTCATAATAGTGTCCTCAAAAATAAATGGATTCTTACAAGTAAACACAATAAAGTCAAGCAGTCTGCTTGAGCAAC
This genomic window from Psychrobacter urativorans contains:
- the leuA gene encoding 2-isopropylmalate synthase, which gives rise to MSEQATRTASTNATKVTPKHAAFDFRKYRPFAFAPLLSDRTWPNKTIEKAPIWASVDLRDGNQALIDPMTIDQKMRLFKTLVGVGFKEIEIGFPSAAQVEFDFARKLIEENHVPEDVTLQVLVQAREHLIARTFESLKGAKRAIVHVYNSTCRIQREKVYGKDKDEIKDIAITGAKLLVEYAAKYPETEWVFQYSPESFSQTETEYAVEVCDAVCEIWQPQNGQEVILNLPATVEASMPNVFADQVEYFCRNLAQREHVTVSLHTHNDRGCAVAAAELGVLAGADRIEGTLLGNGERTGNMDIMVMAMNLFSQGVDPQLDFSNMSEIVQVVSECNNLPLHPRHPYVGELVFTAFSGSHQDAIKKCLDYNEKHVEQTENVWDVAYLPIDPAHIGRSYQDVVRINSQSGKGGVAYILQRNYGFNLPRWMQIDFSRVVQQQAETAARELQNSEILQTFEDTYLQQGNFELLDYSVNNKGGEVYFNGQVQMNGDTITIDGTGNGPLSSFIDGLAQHTGKSLHVINYAEHAINPQHNTTNSDDDNSDNKTNANAAAYIQLNVDGEVYSGIGTCSSTVSAMLKGALSAFAQAPTTTTA
- the accC gene encoding acetyl-CoA carboxylase biotin carboxylase subunit — translated: MIKKLLIANRGEIALRIVRACKALGIETVGVYSTADANLMHLRFVDEAICIGKPNANQSYLDINTILTAAEISGADAIHPGYGFLAENAEFAERVEEAGLTFVGPNADHIRLMGNKVSAINAMKKAGVPTVPGSVGAVTMHNAEEQARNIGFPLLIKAASGGGGRGMRVVERFDELVGQVQAAKQEAELWFGDDTVYMERYLQNPRHVEIQVLGDGNGNAIHLYDRDCSLQRRHQKVFEEAPAPDIPDDVRQPILDACVKACQLVKYRGAGTFEFLFENNEFFFIEMNTRVQVEHPVTEMITGIDVVVEQLKIAAGYGLSYRQDEIEVQGHAIECRINAEDAVTFMPSPGTVTQLFAPSGTGVRFDSHLYPGYVVPSYYDSLIGKLICHGQTRQQAIAKTLHALDELIIEGINTNIPLHRDVILADEDFTNEAQNIHYLERVLLAANNPKTEAAL
- the accB gene encoding acetyl-CoA carboxylase biotin carboxyl carrier protein, which gives rise to MDIEKIRTLVALMEENELVNLEISSDDEHISLTRHYAAPAPTMMAAPTAGAAPIATAPKAAVKAGSIETSPMVGVFYSAPTPNDPPFVKVGQKVQAGDTIGIIEAMKIMNPLEATQSGVIDEILVDNSEVVQFGQPVVRYKA
- a CDS encoding Lrp/AsnC family transcriptional regulator; this translates as MPNINSDSVSLTDIDETDKRLLRLLQTEARMSITELAERVNLSATPCARRVKHLEDTGIITGYYTQTNAQKLGYPLAIFIAISMDRHTAERFEQFERKIQSFDEVVSCSIVTGRSEDYLIKVRVRDMAHYEEFLLHRLNRIEGVAQVHTSFELREVFSRSIV
- a CDS encoding ABC1 kinase family protein; this encodes MKIHRPHLLKHSFNVVNRVRQTASIAGLSALRIAKGEKPDARLLKDTFEQLGTTYIKIGQFIASTPSLFPREYVEAFQSCLDQTTPLSYDYIEQVLTAELAVDGQTLSDKFAYIDKQPLASASIAQVHAARLHNGDEVVLKVQKPDVETIMQTDLGVLHGVTKLLEVMMPSMKFASIAPIIDEIRLRMLAETDFVAEAQNIRDFQQFLAIAGNTRVVAPQVYDELTTKRVLTMSRLHGVSMIDESAMQQYCNDPAQVMADTLNTWFASLMLCNSFHADLHAGNLMLLTDGRIGFLDFGIVGKLKAESWRACMGMMQALQDNNYQAMAQHMVDMEMTRGHDVDVAALASDLQRMMTSIMAEDRAFTSGIPFNTKEQADELNKMMLEIVSVGKQHGIHFPRDFALLTKQLLYFDRFMRTLAPDMDMFSDQRVNILGQDVSSIEPPSITVQ
- a CDS encoding YbfB/YjiJ family MFS transporter, whose product is MMTTPQSHTRFTITNQTAIAFIGLYCMAVVMGFGRFLFTATLPDIMSQLTLSTTIAGWLASINYIGYFFGALIAIFVPQRLTWQTLMLWTSVSIVTTMLLFVPKMSLNIWYVIRLIAGIASGVAMILSSSLVIQRFSDARRSVLSTIHYAGIGSGISASAILTWSLLTLGYHFNLIWLTAGIISLPVLALLYAIRPTKMPLTHSPNVSDSIQRGSIHQTYINFKRALYEAVVGHTKAVILLSASYALAGFGYITSATFLPVMAGQRLTSQGQSGLLIWLIVGIFAMLSNPIWGALAKRIGEIKTLIGLTILQAFGMFMPMWFDGALGLYGNAVILGLTFAGIVSMTLIIIKNINPIYSNLLMGLATLAYSVGQFIGPLVTVTLAGKSNNFNTGLAVAGAGLFVSLILLFWFRRQSSQAISNS